In one window of Lacticaseibacillus casei DSM 20011 = JCM 1134 = ATCC 393 DNA:
- a CDS encoding glycosyltransferase family 2 protein, which translates to MIKTSFKEAITSNLDLTIVVPTYNLGHYLPETLKSIQQQTIDFELWLIDDASTDGTAQTVADFVKGIPNFHATGFNDHRGIGAARNFGIDHATGQAVAFVDGDDLIAPTFAETLSHGFTSGVVATAVGYDWWHRSRGGPNRFQLLSQREMFDQVSRHGSEVGGYIWNKAFSRDALTAGNIRYDEQLRIAEDYYFTADFVAHTPGKYAYNPTILYTKVNRPNSTMHNFSWADRRQEDQIFERIHRMRQLIQ; encoded by the coding sequence ATGATCAAAACGAGCTTCAAGGAGGCAATTACGTCGAACTTAGATTTAACCATCGTTGTGCCAACTTACAATTTAGGTCATTATCTGCCTGAGACATTAAAAAGTATCCAGCAACAAACAATTGATTTTGAACTTTGGCTCATCGACGATGCCTCTACTGATGGTACCGCTCAGACAGTGGCTGATTTTGTTAAAGGTATCCCTAATTTTCACGCGACCGGTTTTAATGACCATCGTGGCATCGGTGCTGCGCGAAACTTTGGCATTGATCATGCCACTGGTCAAGCTGTGGCGTTTGTCGACGGTGACGATTTAATCGCGCCGACCTTTGCCGAAACGTTATCACACGGGTTCACATCGGGTGTTGTGGCCACTGCGGTTGGTTATGATTGGTGGCATCGCAGCCGCGGCGGGCCCAATCGCTTTCAATTGTTGTCACAGCGTGAAATGTTTGATCAAGTCTCACGCCACGGCTCCGAAGTGGGCGGTTATATTTGGAACAAGGCTTTCTCTCGTGATGCTTTAACTGCCGGTAATATTCGCTATGATGAACAATTACGCATTGCTGAGGACTATTACTTCACGGCGGATTTTGTCGCGCATACGCCTGGCAAATATGCTTATAATCCAACCATTTTGTACACGAAGGTTAATCGCCCGAATAGCACGATGCACAATTTTTCTTGGGCTGATCGCCGTCAGGAAGACCAGATTTTTGAGCGGATCCATCGTATGCGCCAGCTCATCCAATAG
- the lacG gene encoding 6-phospho-beta-galactosidase, with protein MSKQLPQDFVMGGATAAYQVEGATKEDGKGRVLWDDFLDKQGRFKPDPAADFYHRYDEDLALAEKYGHQVIRVSIAWSRIFPDGAGEVEPRGVAFYHKLFADCAAHHIEPFVTLHHFDTPERLHEAGDWLSQEMLDDFVAYAKFCFEEFSEVKYWITINEPTSMAVQQYTSGTFPPAESGRFDKTFQAEHNQMVAHARIVNLYKSMQLGGQIGIVHALQTVYPYSDSAVDHHAAELQDALENRLYLDGTLAGEYHQETLALVKEILDANHQPMFQSTPQEMKAIDEAAHQLDFVGVNNYFSKWLRAYHGKSETIHNGDGTKGSSVARLQGVGEEKLPDGIETTDWDWSIYPRGMYDILMRIHNDYPLVPVTYVTENGIGLKESLPENATPDTVIEDPKRIDYVKKYLSAMADAIHDGANVKGYFIWSLQDQFSWTNGYSKRYGLFFVDFPTQNRYIKQSAEWFKSVSETHIIPD; from the coding sequence ATGAGTAAACAGCTACCTCAAGATTTTGTAATGGGCGGGGCAACCGCCGCCTATCAAGTCGAAGGAGCCACCAAGGAAGACGGTAAAGGTCGCGTGCTTTGGGACGATTTTCTGGATAAACAGGGGCGGTTCAAGCCCGACCCGGCAGCGGATTTTTATCATCGTTATGATGAAGATTTGGCATTAGCGGAAAAATACGGCCATCAAGTGATTCGGGTGTCAATTGCCTGGTCGCGAATTTTTCCGGATGGTGCCGGGGAAGTTGAGCCACGCGGGGTTGCTTTTTACCACAAGCTCTTCGCTGATTGTGCCGCCCATCATATCGAACCGTTTGTTACGCTACATCATTTTGATACGCCCGAACGCTTGCACGAAGCCGGTGATTGGTTGAGTCAAGAGATGTTGGACGACTTTGTGGCTTATGCGAAGTTTTGCTTTGAAGAATTTTCCGAAGTGAAGTATTGGATCACCATTAATGAACCGACCTCAATGGCCGTTCAACAATATACAAGCGGGACATTCCCGCCTGCCGAGTCTGGACGTTTTGATAAGACGTTCCAAGCTGAACACAATCAAATGGTGGCGCATGCCCGTATCGTTAATCTATATAAGTCAATGCAATTAGGTGGCCAAATTGGAATTGTTCATGCGTTGCAAACTGTTTATCCCTACAGTGATAGCGCTGTGGATCACCATGCCGCCGAGTTGCAGGACGCTTTGGAAAATCGATTGTATCTGGATGGCACATTAGCTGGCGAATATCACCAAGAAACTTTGGCGCTCGTGAAGGAAATTCTGGATGCCAATCATCAACCGATGTTTCAATCGACACCGCAGGAAATGAAGGCTATTGATGAAGCGGCCCATCAGTTAGACTTTGTTGGGGTCAATAATTATTTCAGCAAGTGGTTGCGTGCCTATCATGGCAAATCAGAGACCATTCATAATGGCGACGGCACCAAAGGCTCTTCGGTCGCGCGGCTGCAAGGCGTTGGCGAGGAAAAACTCCCAGATGGCATTGAGACGACAGATTGGGATTGGTCGATTTATCCACGAGGAATGTATGACATACTGATGCGGATTCATAATGACTATCCGTTGGTGCCAGTGACCTACGTGACAGAAAATGGTATTGGTCTTAAAGAAAGCTTGCCAGAAAATGCGACCCCTGACACCGTGATTGAAGATCCAAAACGGATTGATTATGTAAAGAAATATCTGTCCGCAATGGCTGATGCTATCCATGATGGCGCAAATGTCAAAGGTTACTTCATCTGGTCACTTCAAGATCAGTTTTCTTGGACAAACGGTTACAGTAAACGATATGGTCTGTTCTTCGTTGATTTTCCAACACAAAATCGTTATATCAAACAAAGTGCCGAGTGGTTTAAGTCTGTGAGTGAGACCCACATCATTCCGGATTAA
- a CDS encoding DNA/RNA non-specific endonuclease, with product MKLTTKWFLALSTVLAISISGCSAVQGSNTSQSSTTKSAASSATSTSTTETAQTNSDLANLPFDLTKYPQNYTTLNQNVPIFVNGFKQTVAAAQKAKTTRAQTYFEGLDDLGRTQSVSAIVTYSIMHSHASSVRKRPAFPKTTKVAGEYADGVYNKNLQQWFGRSNNNRMVQLNGYRGYLYNKSHLLAWSLGGDMQTHNVILGTRAQNVGTNDQRNPGGMAYTETLTRNYLSSHQDDAVAYQVIPVYVGQELVPRGTHVLVQSINNPSQFQANVWVFNTQSGVTINYNNGSFQLNGE from the coding sequence ATGAAATTAACAACAAAATGGTTTTTAGCCCTCAGTACAGTATTAGCAATTAGTATCAGTGGTTGTTCAGCCGTTCAAGGATCGAACACAAGTCAATCAAGTACAACCAAATCCGCTGCTTCCTCTGCTACATCAACGAGCACTACTGAGACTGCGCAGACAAACAGTGATCTTGCCAACTTGCCATTTGATCTGACAAAGTACCCGCAAAACTACACAACGCTTAATCAAAACGTTCCAATCTTCGTAAATGGTTTTAAGCAAACAGTAGCTGCCGCCCAGAAAGCGAAAACCACACGCGCTCAAACTTACTTTGAAGGCTTGGATGATCTAGGAAGAACGCAAAGTGTTTCTGCCATTGTGACCTACAGTATAATGCACAGTCACGCAAGCTCTGTACGCAAGCGACCAGCCTTTCCTAAAACCACGAAGGTTGCCGGTGAGTACGCTGATGGCGTGTATAACAAAAACCTGCAACAATGGTTTGGCCGCAGCAACAATAACCGAATGGTCCAACTTAACGGTTATCGAGGTTATCTGTATAATAAAAGCCACCTGTTAGCGTGGTCGCTAGGTGGCGATATGCAGACTCATAATGTGATTCTTGGCACTCGTGCTCAAAATGTTGGTACCAATGACCAACGAAATCCCGGTGGTATGGCTTACACAGAAACTCTGACGCGCAATTATCTTAGCTCACACCAAGACGATGCGGTCGCTTATCAGGTTATTCCCGTGTACGTTGGCCAAGAACTGGTACCGCGTGGCACACACGTTTTGGTGCAGTCGATTAACAATCCATCACAGTTTCAAGCTAATGTCTGGGTCTTCAATACGCAATCAGGGGTAACTATTAACTACAATAACGGCTCATTTCAACTGAATGGAGAGTGA
- a CDS encoding putative holin-like toxin gives MYHDTNERRSLVPISDALQLMLGFGTFVVALLALVVELIKNQQKK, from the coding sequence ATGTACCACGATACCAACGAAAGGAGAAGCCTTGTGCCCATTTCGGACGCTTTACAGCTTATGCTAGGGTTCGGCACGTTTGTCGTAGCCCTGTTAGCGTTAGTTGTTGAGCTGATTAAAAATCAGCAAAAAAAATAA
- a CDS encoding IS5 family transposase (programmed frameshift) codes for MPDYPSNISRAQFALIQPDLENFRKHTRPRRYDLYDVFNAILYSLTTGCQWRELPHYFPEWHTVYRYYNMWRDKPDPTADSLLERLLKKPVASYRFAQGRSARTSFVIVDAQSVKTTDLTKNSGYDGGKKISGIKRHMAVDINGLPQAILVTRANVSDRSGALAMFSLASQNLELVQHVMVDGGYTGNDFADQVKLILNAKTTVAKRNELHMFTVLPQRWIVERSWRWLDKCRRLWKNCERALNSSLQMVVLAFLKIVLKRY; via the exons ATGCCAGATTATCCAAGCAATATTTCTCGAGCGCAATTTGCGTTAATACAACCTGATTTAGAAAACTTCCGTAAGCATACAAGACCGCGTCGTTATGATCTTTATGACGTATTCAATGCCATCCTTTACTCGCTTACTACAGGGTGTCAATGGCGTGAATTACCGCACTATTTCCCGGAATGGCACACTGTCTACCGCTATTACAATATGTGGCGAGATAAACCAGACCCGACAGCTGATTCGCTATTAGAAAGGCTTTTAAAAAAAC CTGTTGCTTCCTATCGCTTTGCACAGGGCCGATCGGCCCGAACGTCGTTTGTGATTGTTGATGCTCAAAGTGTTAAAACCACTGATTTAACGAAAAATAGTGGCTACGATGGCGGCAAAAAGATTTCAGGGATTAAGCGTCATATGGCGGTTGATATTAATGGTTTACCACAAGCCATTCTCGTGACACGAGCTAATGTATCAGATCGTTCAGGTGCATTGGCTATGTTTAGTTTGGCTAGCCAAAATTTAGAGCTGGTTCAGCATGTCATGGTTGATGGTGGCTACACTGGCAATGACTTTGCGGATCAGGTGAAGCTCATTTTGAATGCTAAGACGACGGTAGCTAAACGCAACGAGTTGCATATGTTCACGGTGTTACCGCAACGATGGATCGTTGAACGTTCATGGCGTTGGCTAGACAAATGTCGGCGACTTTGGAAAAACTGTGAACGTGCCCTTAACAGCAGTCTTCAAATGGTTGTATTGGCCTTCCTGAAGATAGTTCTTAAAAGATACTAG
- the lacT gene encoding transcription antiterminator LacT yields MPKIAQIFNNNVALVDLDNRGQAVVRGRGIAFQKRRGDVIPTKQIEKIFYLANETSRQNLYFLLKNIPIDVVTTTYEIIDVAQKQYRLKVLDYIYITLSDHIYEAYKRYQAGTYQETMVPDFHIQYPAEYAVAKQALQIIATNLGVQFPQSEIKNLALHFINASGEDDGEQVFGKSNEASLSQLVQEVLKRHHITRSHSNGNYYDRFMIHLQYLIDRLQRVDTDAVTIVPEVATELKQNYPQSYKIASEIFDEIKDQLYRSMSEDERLYFIIHIQRLINEAPAQNHSQNDSL; encoded by the coding sequence TTGCCAAAAATAGCTCAGATTTTTAACAACAACGTGGCCTTGGTTGATCTAGACAACCGCGGCCAAGCCGTTGTAAGGGGACGTGGCATCGCTTTTCAGAAGAGGCGAGGAGATGTTATTCCGACAAAGCAGATAGAGAAGATCTTTTATCTAGCGAACGAGACTTCCCGACAAAATTTGTACTTTCTCTTAAAAAATATTCCGATTGACGTGGTGACGACTACCTATGAAATTATTGATGTTGCCCAGAAACAATATCGACTGAAAGTGCTTGATTATATCTACATTACCTTGAGTGATCATATTTACGAGGCATATAAACGCTATCAGGCAGGGACTTATCAAGAAACAATGGTACCAGATTTTCATATTCAATATCCGGCCGAATATGCGGTGGCTAAACAGGCACTGCAAATCATTGCCACGAACCTTGGCGTTCAGTTTCCACAGTCGGAAATAAAAAATCTGGCGTTGCACTTTATCAACGCTTCCGGCGAAGACGATGGCGAGCAGGTTTTTGGTAAAAGCAATGAAGCCTCACTTAGTCAACTTGTACAAGAAGTGTTGAAGCGTCATCACATTACTCGCTCTCATTCAAATGGCAACTACTATGACCGATTTATGATTCATCTCCAGTATCTCATCGACCGACTGCAGCGTGTTGATACAGATGCCGTTACCATTGTCCCTGAGGTTGCCACTGAACTTAAGCAAAACTATCCGCAGTCTTACAAGATTGCCTCAGAAATTTTCGATGAAATTAAGGATCAACTCTATCGCAGTATGAGTGAGGACGAACGACTTTACTTCATCATCCACATTCAGCGATTGATAAACGAAGCACCAGCCCAGAATCATTCACAAAACGATTCATTATAA
- a CDS encoding IS66 family transposase, with the protein MEETIKKSPLKLLHNVINNALNLKDRVYQIFEHCDLPLHNNHDEQQIHSTTLVRKNKSVHKTNGRRKG; encoded by the coding sequence ATCGAGGAAACAATCAAGAAATCACCGTTAAAATTATTACACAATGTGATTAACAATGCCCTTAATCTAAAGGACCGGGTTTACCAGATCTTTGAGCATTGTGATCTACCTTTACACAATAACCACGATGAGCAACAGATCCACTCTACCACGCTGGTGCGAAAGAATAAGTCTGTTCACAAAACCAACGGCAGGCGCAAAGGCTAA
- a CDS encoding PTS lactose/cellobiose transporter subunit IIA, which yields MATKEEISMVGFALVAYAGDARTAAVHALDAAEAGDFDKANELVEKAQQDINEAHNQQTQLLSQEAGGAEMDVTFIMVHGQDTLMTTMLLIDETRYMIRMFKRIKELENKQ from the coding sequence ATGGCTACTAAAGAAGAAATTTCAATGGTTGGTTTTGCACTTGTGGCGTATGCAGGCGATGCTCGAACGGCCGCTGTGCATGCACTTGATGCCGCTGAAGCAGGCGATTTCGATAAGGCAAACGAATTGGTTGAGAAGGCCCAACAGGATATCAATGAAGCCCACAACCAACAGACCCAGCTTCTAAGTCAAGAAGCTGGCGGTGCTGAAATGGATGTCACCTTTATCATGGTTCATGGTCAAGATACGTTGATGACAACCATGTTGCTCATTGATGAAACACGCTACATGATTCGCATGTTTAAGCGGATCAAAGAACTTGAGAACAAGCAGTAA
- a CDS encoding lactose-specific PTS transporter subunit EIIC, translating to MNKVFDKLKPIFEAIAANKYISAIRDGFIACMPIIIFSSIFMMVAYVPNAWGFYWPDNVTNTLMVAYNYSMGLLALFVAGTTGKNLTDSKNLELPKTNQINPVAVIVASEISFVILSILPLKTGVDLTYMGTQGLICAYIVGLIVPNIYYVCIKNNVTIKLPAQVPGNIAQSFKDLIPMGLSVTAFWLFGVGFKAATGTVLPRWIIQVLSPLFQASDSYLGLALIAGAMAFFWFCGVQGPSIVQPAVVPIMIANTAANLQQYQAGQHVSHVLAMNTMDYVMNFGGTGATLVVPFIMLFAARSAQLKAVGKVSFVPCTFGVNEPVLFGMPIIMNPIFFIPFLATPIVNVCLFKFFVSVLGMNSMMYTMPWTVPGPIGILISTGFAPLAFAFVLLTLVLDVAIYFPFIRVYDSTLLAEEKAKEEVIEDDGMAVQASDTVSPSIPTGLTVATATDDDATHVLPETAPSAHGEAYFKQNEVNVLVLCAGGGTSGILANALNKLSKERGLKLSAAARAYGQDMDLIKDMNMVILAPQMESMKGNLKKITDKYGVKLVTTTGRQYIELTNNGDKALDFVESNL from the coding sequence ATGAATAAGGTTTTTGATAAATTAAAACCAATTTTTGAAGCCATCGCTGCTAACAAATATATTTCCGCGATTCGTGATGGCTTTATCGCATGTATGCCGATCATCATCTTCTCAAGTATCTTTATGATGGTTGCTTATGTTCCGAACGCTTGGGGGTTTTACTGGCCAGACAACGTAACGAATACGTTGATGGTTGCTTATAACTATTCCATGGGCTTGCTGGCACTGTTTGTGGCGGGAACGACTGGTAAAAACTTGACTGACAGCAAGAACCTTGAATTACCGAAAACAAATCAAATTAATCCAGTGGCCGTCATTGTGGCGTCTGAAATTTCTTTTGTCATTTTGTCGATCTTGCCGCTTAAAACCGGTGTTGACCTGACTTACATGGGGACTCAGGGATTGATCTGCGCTTATATCGTTGGGTTGATCGTGCCAAATATTTACTACGTCTGTATTAAGAACAATGTCACGATTAAATTACCAGCGCAGGTACCCGGTAATATCGCCCAGTCATTTAAAGACCTTATCCCGATGGGCCTTTCTGTGACAGCCTTCTGGCTTTTCGGTGTTGGCTTCAAAGCGGCAACGGGTACTGTATTGCCACGCTGGATCATTCAAGTACTTTCGCCGCTTTTCCAAGCCAGCGATTCTTATCTAGGCTTAGCCCTGATTGCTGGCGCGATGGCTTTCTTCTGGTTCTGTGGTGTCCAAGGCCCATCAATTGTTCAGCCGGCTGTTGTCCCGATTATGATTGCGAATACAGCAGCTAACTTGCAGCAATATCAGGCAGGGCAACATGTCTCGCACGTTTTGGCCATGAACACGATGGACTACGTCATGAATTTTGGTGGAACCGGAGCAACATTGGTGGTACCTTTCATCATGCTGTTTGCGGCCCGATCAGCGCAATTAAAAGCCGTTGGTAAGGTTTCCTTTGTGCCATGCACTTTCGGGGTCAATGAACCTGTTTTGTTTGGAATGCCGATTATCATGAATCCCATTTTCTTCATTCCGTTCTTAGCAACCCCGATCGTGAACGTTTGCTTATTCAAATTCTTTGTGAGTGTACTTGGCATGAACAGTATGATGTACACCATGCCATGGACAGTTCCGGGACCGATTGGGATTTTGATTTCGACTGGGTTTGCCCCGTTGGCTTTCGCCTTTGTTCTACTGACGTTGGTTCTGGACGTTGCGATATACTTCCCATTCATTCGCGTTTATGACAGCACACTCTTAGCTGAAGAAAAAGCTAAGGAAGAGGTCATTGAAGACGACGGCATGGCTGTTCAGGCGAGTGACACAGTGTCACCTTCTATCCCGACTGGTTTGACTGTTGCGACTGCCACAGACGACGATGCGACCCATGTGTTGCCTGAAACAGCCCCATCTGCCCACGGCGAAGCCTATTTCAAACAAAATGAAGTTAATGTTTTAGTGTTGTGTGCTGGTGGTGGAACAAGCGGTATTCTTGCCAACGCGCTAAACAAACTGTCTAAGGAACGCGGTTTAAAGCTCTCGGCCGCCGCCCGCGCTTATGGACAGGATATGGATTTGATCAAAGATATGAACATGGTCATCCTTGCACCGCAAATGGAAAGCATGAAAGGTAATTTAAAAAAGATCACCGATAAGTATGGCGTCAAGCTGGTCACAACAACTGGTCGGCAATACATTGAATTAACCAACAATGGTGACAAGGCACTTGATTTTGTTGAATCCAATCTTTGA
- a CDS encoding FAD-dependent oxidoreductase: MDKFKNIIIGFGKAGKTLAKYLAQHDETVLLIERSKQMYGGTCINVGCLPSKNLILNGQRGLDFTTAVNKRGEMTRQLRDKNYHMVADEPLATIWDGSARFIDNYVLAVVMSDGTTKKVRGERIFINTGAVPNWPSIPGLEFGQRIFTSKEAMELEKQPKRLAIIGGGYIGLEFAGMFNSFGTHVTIFDQHTRLLEREDPDIATEVVADLTDAGIEIKPETQLTQVKDNGEKVTLYYQQGDQSNTAGFDAVLVAVGRRPNINSLGLENTDIALTSRGAIQVDDHLRTTVQNVWALGDVNGGPMFTYVSLDDFRIIVDQLFDKGDRSTADRMVIPTASFLNPPLANVGLNERQAKSAGYALQTFKLSVKAIPKARVLEDQRGLYKVIVDQKTHLILGATLYAAEAHETINLIALAMKAKLPYERLRDMIYTHPTMSEALNDLFKTPVVKS, from the coding sequence ATGGATAAATTTAAAAATATTATTATTGGATTTGGTAAGGCGGGTAAGACATTAGCTAAGTACTTGGCGCAGCATGATGAGACCGTGCTTCTGATCGAACGGTCAAAACAAATGTATGGAGGGACTTGCATCAATGTTGGCTGCCTACCATCTAAAAATTTAATTTTAAATGGTCAACGTGGCTTAGACTTTACTACGGCAGTTAATAAGCGTGGTGAGATGACTAGACAGTTGCGAGACAAAAACTATCACATGGTGGCTGATGAGCCACTAGCAACAATTTGGGATGGGTCAGCACGTTTTATCGACAATTATGTTTTGGCAGTCGTAATGAGTGATGGAACAACTAAGAAGGTGAGAGGTGAACGCATCTTCATTAATACTGGAGCGGTTCCAAATTGGCCATCAATCCCAGGGTTAGAATTCGGTCAGCGGATTTTTACGTCTAAAGAAGCTATGGAATTGGAGAAACAACCGAAACGACTAGCAATTATTGGTGGCGGTTATATTGGCCTTGAATTTGCTGGAATGTTTAATTCCTTTGGTACGCATGTAACGATTTTCGACCAACATACCAGATTGTTAGAGCGCGAAGATCCTGATATTGCGACCGAGGTCGTAGCAGATCTGACTGACGCAGGGATCGAGATTAAACCGGAGACTCAACTAACTCAAGTAAAAGATAATGGTGAGAAGGTTACATTATATTATCAACAAGGTGATCAAAGTAACACTGCGGGATTTGATGCGGTATTGGTTGCAGTCGGTCGACGGCCTAATATAAATAGTTTAGGGCTAGAAAATACCGATATTGCTTTAACCAGTCGTGGTGCTATTCAGGTCGATGATCATTTAAGGACCACAGTACAAAACGTTTGGGCTTTGGGCGACGTTAATGGCGGTCCTATGTTCACTTATGTCTCATTGGATGATTTTCGTATTATTGTAGATCAATTGTTTGATAAGGGGGATCGCTCAACGGCCGATCGAATGGTGATACCGACTGCTTCGTTCCTAAATCCACCACTGGCTAACGTCGGCTTAAATGAACGTCAAGCTAAGAGTGCAGGTTATGCTTTACAAACCTTCAAGCTATCAGTCAAGGCGATTCCAAAGGCCCGTGTCTTGGAGGATCAACGCGGGCTTTATAAGGTAATCGTTGATCAAAAAACACACCTTATTTTAGGGGCAACATTGTATGCCGCTGAGGCTCATGAAACCATCAATCTAATTGCATTGGCAATGAAGGCCAAATTACCTTACGAAAGATTACGCGACATGATCTATACTCATCCAACAATGTCTGAAGCCTTGAATGATCTTTTTAAGACCCCGGTTGTGAAAAGCTAA
- the arsC gene encoding arsenate reductase (thioredoxin), translating to MTQIYFLCTGNACRSQMAEGFAKKILGNDWRVASAGVEVHGLNPLAVKVMAEKGIDISQQTSKLIDPDYLLHSDLVVTLCGDARDRCPVTPPTVKKKHWPLPDPALAAGSEQDRIVVFRKVRDQIEQQIIDLAKVGNL from the coding sequence ATGACACAAATTTATTTTCTATGTACTGGAAATGCTTGTCGAAGTCAAATGGCTGAAGGATTCGCTAAAAAAATTTTAGGCAATGATTGGCGCGTTGCCAGTGCGGGAGTCGAGGTGCATGGCTTGAATCCATTGGCTGTTAAAGTTATGGCTGAAAAAGGAATAGATATTTCCCAGCAAACATCAAAGTTAATTGATCCCGATTATTTGCTTCACAGTGACCTAGTTGTCACCTTATGTGGAGACGCTCGTGATCGCTGTCCAGTCACCCCACCAACGGTCAAGAAAAAGCATTGGCCACTTCCAGACCCGGCTTTAGCAGCTGGATCCGAACAGGATAGAATAGTAGTTTTTCGGAAGGTCAGAGATCAAATTGAGCAGCAGATTATTGACTTAGCAAAAGTCGGTAACCTCTGA